The Saccharomyces paradoxus chromosome VI, complete sequence genome includes a window with the following:
- the MIL1 gene encoding Mil1p (integral membrane protein that interacts with Rpp0p~similar to YFL034W), with the protein MSDSEEDLGIQLKGLKIARHLKDSGEHTTEDSESSPGYDCGSSNQDDLTVMHSHVEEEFSKQRGEEEKQIEDASREEEVEKEGTSFPSSQSEGNADEADSGINRTEKPGLQNPFKTMHDSNSFSGTKSSSGSDSDSDSDDGGWQEMPAISSFNIYNHRGELELTSKVRNLEPPSETSPTAPSGKNRKSVNDSRFDYTKMAAEQQAQRSYRTNKKTDFLFDHKVLKKKINNSQTSINLTSSPSTTSLNNENNNDEEEDSYDEYEDDVEPVNDLNRDSQLNITKNLLSDMEKFAYVGAINILANQMCTNLATLCLCIDIKSHKKLAHRLQFTQKDMAAWKTVVLSRLYDHLGISQEEIVMIEKLSLHKIQLEDLCKCLKTTQSIDNPWENDTSNEKGDIEETTKGKRPNEQNDAEQPIAPDPEQQSGTAGTPKAKESSLSSEVSAKVLDPENVKSQDKLNVDVAWTIICDLFLICLQSSTYDSRSRTLLINFAKVLNMTNLEICEFERRVTDSLDMEQSTEDQVWDEQDHMKNRRRSKRRKKMAYVALAMVGGSLVLGLSGGLLAPVIGGGIAAGLSTIGITGATSFLTGVGGTTVVAVSSTAIGANIGARGMSKRMGSVRTFEFRPLHNNRRVNLILTVSGWMVGNEDDIRLPFSTVDPVEGDLYSLYWEPEMLKSIGQTVSIVATEIFTTSLQQILGATVLTALISSIQWPMALSKLGYILDNPWNVSLDRAWSAGKILADTLIARNLGARPITLVGFSIGARVIFSCLIELCKKKALGLIENVYLFGTPAVMKKEQLVMARSVVSGRFVNGYSDKDWFLAYLFRAAAGGFSAVMGISTIEEVEGIENINCTEFVDGHLNYRKSMPKLLKRIGIAVLSEEFVEIEEMMNPEEVKRKRKLINDVDAAQKKLNERKKHNSWVPKWLKPKKSKWKVMVEEAVEEGRDMQDSPENGVNNNENENPNEHEGTAKPKHRDAALVDHGALMHELQLIKQAMHEDELRNKACLAEEEKEVEKSNDSLEGPSFKPPSTPKMKPPQSPNNFQLLSAGRTILPEDDDMDSRGRRKMEFSFPDDI; encoded by the coding sequence ATGTCTGATTCAGAAGAAGATCTCGGTATACAGCTGAAAGGCTTGAAGATAGCAAGGCATTTAAAGGATTCAGGGGAGCATACTACTGAGGATTCGGAATCAAGCCCTGGATATGATTGCGGGTCGAGTAATCAAGATGATTTAACTGTTATGCATTCACATGTTGAAGAGGAGTTTTCTAAACAGAGgggagaagaagaaaaacaaatcGAGGATGCATCGCGTGAGGAAGAAGTAGAAAAGGAGGGTACAAGTTTTCCCTCATCGCAATCAGAGGGCAATGCTGATGAAGCAGATAGCGGTATTAATCGGACTGAAAAGCCTGGTTTGCAGAACCCTTTTAAAACTATGCACGATTCGAATTCTTTTTCAGGTACAAAGTCGAGCAGTGGTTCTGACTCCGACTCTGATTCAGATGATGGAGGCTGGCAAGAGATGCCCGCCATATCATCGttcaatatatataaccaTAGAGGCGAATTAGAATTGACTTCTAAGGTCAGAAACCTGGAGCCACCGTCTGAGACGTCTCCCACAGCTCCTTCCGGAAAGAACCGCAAAAGTGTGAATGATTCTAGATTTGATTATACAAAAATGGCTGCCGAGCAGCAAGCCCAACGATCTTATCgaacaaataaaaagacggatttcctttttgaccataaagttttgaaaaagaaaatcaataatTCGCAAACCTCCATAAATTTGACCTCTTCCCCCTCGACTACATCCTTAAACaacgaaaacaataatgatgaagaggaggaTTCTTACGACGAATATGAGGATGACGTGGAACCGGTTAACGATTTGAATCGGGACTCACAGTTAAATATAACGAAAAATCTATTATCTGATATGGAGAAGTTTGCGTACGTAGGTGCAATAAACATTTTGGCAAACCAAATGTGTACAAATTTGGCTACGCTGTGTCTTTGTATAGACATCAAATCTCACAAAAAATTGGCACATCGATTACAGTTTACGCAAAAGGACATGGCTGCTTGGAAAACTGTGGTATTATCAAGGCTGTATGATCATTTAGGGATATcccaagaagaaatcgTTATGATTGAGAAACTTTCTCTGCACAAGATCCAACTGGAAGATTTGTGTAAGTGTTTGAAAACCACTCAGAGCATTGATAATCCATGGGAGAATGATACGAGCAATGAAAAAGGTGATATAGAGGAAACgacaaaaggaaagaggCCAAATGAACAAAATGACGCGGAGCAGCCTATTGCACCGGACCCAGAACAACAATCCGGAACGGCTGGGACACCAAAGGCTAAAGAATCTTCATTGTCTTCAGAGGTTTCAGCAAAGGTTCTCGATCCGGAAAATGTCAAAAGTCAAGATAAATTAAATGTAGACGTAGCATGGACCATTATATGTGATCTTTTCCTGATATGCTTGCAATCTTCCACCTATGATTCAAGGTCAAGGACTTTGTTGATCAATTTTGCCAAAGTTTTGAACATGACGAATCTGGAGATTTGTGAATTTGAAAGACGAGTAACAGATTCTTTGGATATGGAACAATCTACAGAGGACCAAGTATGGGATGAACAAGACCACATGAAAAATAGACGGAGAAGcaagagaagaaagaaaatggcaTATGTAGCACTGGCTATGGTAGGTGGTTCTCTGGTCCTTGGATTAAGTGGTGGTTTACTAGCACCCGTCATTGGCGGGGGGATTGCTGCTGGCTTGTCAACAATAGGTATTACTGGTGCTACAAGTTTTTTAACCGGGGTGGGTGGTACTACTGTGGTTGCGGTTTCAAGTACTGCTATTGGTGCTAACATCGGTGCTAGAGGTATGTCGAAAAGGATGGGAAGCGTGAGAACTTTTGAGTTCCGACCACTGCATAATAATAGGAGGGTTAATCTAATCCTGACAGTGTCAGGTTGGATGGTTGGTAAcgaagatgatattagatTGCCATTTTCTACAGTGGATCCTGTTGAAGGTGATCTATACTCGTTGTATTGGGAACCGGAAATGCTAAAGTCCATTGGTCAAACGGTCAGTATTGTGGCTACCGAAATTTTTACTACCTCACTCCAGCAAATTTTGGGTGCCACTGTCTTAACCGCATTGATCAGTTCTATTCAATGGCCAATGGCCTTATCGAAGTTGGGTTATATTTTAGATAATCCGTGGAATGTTTCCTTGGACAGAGCTTGGTCGGCAGGAAAAATACTTGCTGATACCCTCATTGCAAGAAATTTAGGTGCTCGCCCAATTACATTGGTTGGCTTTTCGATAGGTGCGAgagttattttttcttgtttaatTGAACTGTGCAAGAAAAAGGCTTTAGGTTTGATTGAAAACGTTTACCTTTTTGGTACGCCAGCTGTCatgaaaaaggaacaacTAGTCATGGCAAGATCCGTAGTTAGTGGGAGGTTTGTAAATGGTTACTCGGATAAGGATTGGTTTTTGGCATATTTATTTAGAGCTGCTGCTGGTGGATTTAGTGCTGTTATGGGTATATCTACGatagaagaagttgaaggTATCGAAAATATTAATTGCACTGAATTTGTTGATGGTCATCTAAATTATCGTAAAAGCATGCctaaattattgaaaagaattggTATAGCTGTTTTGAGTGAGGAGTTTGTTGAGATAGAAGAGATGATGAACCCAGAAGAagtgaaaaggaaaaggaaattaaTAAATGATGTCGATGCAGcgcaaaaaaaactgaatgaaagaaaaaagcataACAGTTGGGTGCCGAAGTGGTTGAAACCGAAGAAATCCAAATGGAAGGTCATGGTCGAAGAAGctgttgaagaaggaagagATATGCAAGACTCACCAGAGAATGGCGTcaataacaatgaaaacgaaaatCCAAATGAACATGAGGGAACAGCGAAGCCAAAACATAGAGATGCTGCCCTTGTAGATCACGGGGCATTAATGCATGAACTACAACTCATTAAACAAGCGATGCACGAAGACGAATTAAGGAATAAAGCGTGCCTtgctgaagaagagaaggaaGTGGAAAAATCGAACGACTCCTTAGAGGGTCCATCTTTCAAACCTCCTTCAACACCTAAAATGAAACCACCACAAAGCCCTAATAATTTCCAATTATTAAGCGCTGGGAGAACTATTCTCCCGGAGGATGATGACATGGATTCTCGAGGGAGAAGGAAAATGGAATTCTCCTTCCCAGATGATATCTAA